GATGGTACGACGAATTTCGCCAACGGCCTGGTGTACTGGGGAACCAGTGTTGCGCTTCTGTTCGAGGGAAAGCCCTTGCTGGGTATCCTCGATTTTCCGATTCTGCAGCAGCGTTTTTCGGCGCTTGAGGGTCAGGGTGCCTGGTTGAATGGGGAATCTCTGCAGGTCTCTGTACCACCGGAGATCCATGGCAATCTCGTTATCACGATGGATACGCGCGGCAATCGATTCGTAGACATCGGCCTTTCTCTGAAGCCCAGGTTGCTCGGGTCTGCTGCCTACGACATGGTTGCAGTCGCGGCGGGAATCGCCGTTGCCTCTATCCAGATAACTCCCAAGATATGGGATATTTCCGCTGCCTGGCTGGTGGCACGTGAGGCTGGTTGTACAGTCGCACCACTCTGGCCCGGTGCGACTGTTTTTCCATTGTTGAAAGGGTGTGACTATGAAACCCAGATGTATCCGCTTATCGTCGCGCCCGATGGCGACACCTGGAATACCCTGAAGGAGTCGGTGAGTCTGCGCCCCGGCAACGACGGGTTGATCGAGGCACTTTCTGAACAGGGTTGGCTGGCGGGGGCTCGCGGGGAATGAAATGCCAGATATTCTGTCCAATCGAGCGAAATGACTCGAGCGCTGGACGTCGCGCGAGGGTTCGATGACTCGAGTGGTTTTTCTGTTTCTGGATGGGGTCGGTTTGGGCGACGATGATCAGGGTATCAACCCGTTGGCCGCGGCAGTCACCCCTGCCCTGGACTCGCTGCTCGGCGGCAAGAAACTGGTGGCAAGTTCCGGGGCGATCGTGGCTTCGCAAGCAAGCATGATGCCTACCGATGCTGCCATGGGCGTGCCTGGTCGTCCCCAAAGTGCCTCAGGCCAGGCGGCATTGCTCACCGGAGTGAACGCACCTGTATTGATTGGTGAGCACTACGGCCCTCGGCCGGAAAAACAGCTTCGGCAACTTCTCGAGGGGGAGACACTCTTTACGCAGGTTCTGAAGGCTGGCGGCACAGCAGCCTTCGTCAACGCCTATCCCTCTGGTTATTTCGAGGCGGTGGAGCGGGGAAGGCGACTCCACGGCGCGATTCCCTATGCCGCCGATGCCGCCGGCCTTGAACTGGCAACATCCAAAGACCTTATGGCGGGTCGGGCTCTCAGCGTCGATTTCACCAACGCCGGTTGGCGCGACAGCCTGGGCTACGACCGGATGCCGTTGCGCACCCCGGCAGAGGCCGGACAGATCCTTGCCAGACTCAGCGCAGATCATGACCTGGTCTTTTTCGACCAGTGGCTCACCGACATCCTGGGGCACCGGCGCGATCTGGCCGGCGCCACCACACTTTTTGAACAGTTCGATTCCTTCCTGGGTGGCCTGCTCGAGGCCATCGATGGGGCCCAGACGCTCGTGGTCATTAGCAGCGATCACGGCAACGTCGAGGATTGCAGCCGAAAGCGCCATACTGAAAACCTTGTGCCCACGGTTCTGGTCGGCCCAGGGCATGCCCGGCTGTCCCGGGAAATCACTGACCTGACCAACATCGCACCCCTCCTTCTGTCGCAACTTGCGGCCGGGGGGAGTGACGCGGCGAGACGGCGACCTTGAGAAGCGGGGACGCGGGGGGTTGGACCACGAAGGCGCGAAGGTTCACG
The Chloroflexota bacterium DNA segment above includes these coding regions:
- a CDS encoding inositol monophosphatase family protein, with the protein product MNNRTDVSELTRFAHELVDGINLRLLNWFGKTRPGIKHDGSVVTEADLEVDQYIHDQIRTSFPDHAVLSEENSLVFEGALYTWVVDPLDGTTNFANGLVYWGTSVALLFEGKPLLGILDFPILQQRFSALEGQGAWLNGESLQVSVPPEIHGNLVITMDTRGNRFVDIGLSLKPRLLGSAAYDMVAVAAGIAVASIQITPKIWDISAAWLVAREAGCTVAPLWPGATVFPLLKGCDYETQMYPLIVAPDGDTWNTLKESVSLRPGNDGLIEALSEQGWLAGARGE
- a CDS encoding metalloenzyme domain-containing protein, translating into MTRVVFLFLDGVGLGDDDQGINPLAAAVTPALDSLLGGKKLVASSGAIVASQASMMPTDAAMGVPGRPQSASGQAALLTGVNAPVLIGEHYGPRPEKQLRQLLEGETLFTQVLKAGGTAAFVNAYPSGYFEAVERGRRLHGAIPYAADAAGLELATSKDLMAGRALSVDFTNAGWRDSLGYDRMPLRTPAEAGQILARLSADHDLVFFDQWLTDILGHRRDLAGATTLFEQFDSFLGGLLEAIDGAQTLVVISSDHGNVEDCSRKRHTENLVPTVLVGPGHARLSREITDLTNIAPLLLSQLAAGGSDAARRRP